One Methanolobus sp. WCC4 DNA segment encodes these proteins:
- a CDS encoding UDP-glucose/GDP-mannose dehydrogenase family protein produces the protein MKVSIIGSGYVGSVSAACFADLGHEVICIDIDEEKVKQINAGIAPIWEEGLDDLMERYTQKTLIATSDYDYAVQNSDASFICVGTPSGDDGSIDLSIVKAASASLGKAIAKKDGYHVVVVKSTVVPETTEKVVLPIVEEYSGKKAGRDFGIAMNPEFLREGKAVYDFMHPDKIVVGAIDERSGFVVSELYRKLDCEITHTNPRTAEMIKYVNNSFLATKISFANEIGNICKQLGIDTYEVMDAVGTDFRIERQFLNCGAGFGGSCFPKDVKAIIGKAKDIDYEPLLLRSVVDVNDRQPLKMIELLQNKIGDLKGKRIAVLGLAFKNDTDDIRESRSIPVIAELQRLGADITAYDPMAEESMKKLYHDVLYCKTAAQALEEADGCLIMTEWSEFRELDREFDAMANRVVIDGRKMINPKKLSVEIDYDGLCW, from the coding sequence ATGAAAGTATCCATCATTGGTTCAGGCTATGTTGGCTCGGTCTCAGCGGCCTGTTTTGCGGACCTCGGGCATGAGGTCATCTGTATCGACATCGACGAGGAGAAGGTAAAACAGATCAATGCAGGTATCGCACCCATCTGGGAAGAGGGACTGGATGATCTAATGGAGAGATACACCCAGAAGACGCTCATCGCCACATCTGACTATGATTATGCTGTACAGAACTCCGATGCTTCGTTCATCTGCGTGGGGACACCTTCAGGGGATGACGGGAGCATTGACCTCTCCATTGTGAAGGCTGCAAGTGCCAGCCTCGGGAAGGCTATAGCTAAGAAGGACGGCTACCATGTTGTCGTCGTCAAGAGTACCGTGGTGCCTGAGACCACCGAGAAGGTCGTACTCCCTATAGTCGAGGAATACTCCGGCAAGAAGGCTGGCAGGGATTTCGGTATCGCCATGAACCCCGAGTTCCTGAGAGAGGGCAAGGCTGTCTATGATTTCATGCACCCTGACAAGATCGTCGTGGGTGCTATCGATGAGAGGTCGGGATTCGTTGTATCAGAACTCTATCGCAAGCTGGACTGTGAGATCACACACACCAACCCGAGGACAGCCGAGATGATCAAATACGTCAACAACTCCTTCCTGGCTACCAAGATATCCTTCGCCAACGAGATAGGTAACATCTGCAAGCAGCTAGGTATCGACACCTACGAGGTCATGGATGCCGTTGGAACCGACTTCAGGATAGAGCGCCAGTTCCTCAACTGTGGTGCAGGTTTTGGCGGATCATGTTTCCCCAAGGATGTCAAGGCCATCATAGGCAAGGCAAAGGATATTGATTATGAACCACTCTTACTGAGGTCCGTTGTGGATGTAAATGACAGGCAGCCCCTGAAGATGATAGAACTCCTGCAGAACAAGATAGGCGACCTGAAAGGCAAGAGAATAGCCGTACTTGGTCTTGCCTTCAAGAACGACACCGATGACATCAGGGAATCCAGGTCCATCCCCGTAATAGCTGAACTACAGCGCCTTGGAGCAGACATCACCGCATACGACCCCATGGCCGAGGAGAGTATGAAGAAACTCTACCACGACGTCCTTTACTGCAAGACCGCAGCGCAGGCACTGGAGGAAGCAGACGGCTGCCTCATCATGACAGAGTGGAGCGAGTTCAGGGAACTTGACAGGGAGTTCGATGCCATGGCTAACAGGGTCGTCATCGACGGCAGAAAGATGATCAACCCGAAAAAGCTCAGTGTTGAGATCGATTATGACGGTCTGTGCTGGTAA
- a CDS encoding carboxypeptidase regulatory-like domain-containing protein: MENLKKLFNDDRAIELPINIVVMLVVGMVALAALVAIIPPPTKNMSVTIVESGEQVTGVSPGNTVIVDSTTATSPFDVDVKISVSDPDGYPVRDANVILRGLGGVATGTTDNNGNCSLSTSTSSSPVSLGANQNEGSMDLSISTDGFYDFEKKDAVMIVRTS, translated from the coding sequence TTGGAAAACTTAAAAAAACTCTTCAATGACGATAGGGCCATCGAGCTTCCTATCAATATTGTTGTCATGCTGGTGGTTGGTATGGTGGCACTCGCAGCTCTTGTAGCTATTATCCCTCCTCCAACCAAGAACATGTCCGTAACGATCGTAGAGTCAGGAGAACAGGTTACAGGTGTAAGTCCCGGAAACACGGTCATCGTGGATTCCACTACAGCGACCTCACCTTTTGATGTGGATGTGAAGATATCCGTGTCAGACCCCGACGGTTACCCTGTGAGGGATGCAAACGTTATCCTGCGTGGCCTTGGTGGTGTAGCCACAGGTACCACGGACAACAATGGGAACTGCAGTCTCAGCACATCGACAAGCAGTTCGCCTGTAAGCCTTGGTGCTAACCAGAATGAAGGATCGATGGACCTCAGTATATCCACTGATGGTTTCTACGATTTCGAGAAGAAAGATGCTGTAATGATAGTCAGGACATCATGA
- a CDS encoding DUF2283 domain-containing protein encodes MNERRIKREGSSDYDLQNDSFFAYSKGVKYKSSIDIDGIILDIGEDDSITGVEILDASKKFGISKYDVQHCRTLNVQIDISAKVIDLKITMNVGKRNAEVLRETAASTINILNLPAGSESLAVGM; translated from the coding sequence ATGAACGAACGCAGGATCAAGCGTGAAGGTTCTTCTGATTATGACCTTCAGAATGACAGCTTTTTCGCATATTCAAAAGGTGTGAAATATAAGTCATCCATCGACATAGATGGAATCATACTGGACATCGGAGAAGATGATTCGATCACTGGTGTTGAAATACTGGATGCTTCCAAAAAGTTCGGGATCTCAAAATATGATGTCCAGCACTGCAGGACACTTAATGTGCAAATCGATATTTCTGCAAAGGTCATCGACCTTAAGATTACCATGAATGTTGGCAAAAGGAATGCTGAAGTGCTCCGTGAAACAGCTGCTTCTACGATCAATATCCTGAATTTACCTGCCGGCTCGGAATCTCTGGCTGTCGGGATGTAA
- the hisH gene encoding imidazole glycerol phosphate synthase subunit HisH — protein sequence MKKIVIIDYGLGNLRSVQKGLEHAGANVIISSDPEEIKGADGVILPGVGAFKDAMKNVEKVRDTIDEYVASGKPMLGICLGQQMMLSTSEEGGLTEGLDLVKGKVLRFPHSELKVPHMGWSDIKITQEHPIFEGIPDGSFVYFVHSYYVDTTEKNTLISCDYGTQFAAAIVNDAGNVIGTQFHPEKSGDVGLKMLKNFVAMC from the coding sequence ATGAAGAAGATAGTTATCATCGATTACGGCCTTGGTAACCTCAGGAGTGTCCAGAAGGGACTGGAACACGCAGGTGCGAACGTGATCATCTCAAGTGACCCTGAAGAGATCAAAGGTGCCGATGGGGTCATCCTTCCTGGTGTCGGGGCTTTCAAAGATGCAATGAAGAATGTCGAGAAGGTCAGGGACACCATCGATGAATACGTAGCATCAGGTAAGCCGATGCTCGGCATCTGTCTGGGGCAGCAGATGATGCTCAGCACATCAGAAGAAGGCGGCCTCACAGAAGGGCTTGACCTTGTCAAAGGGAAGGTGCTCAGATTCCCGCACTCCGAACTCAAGGTCCCTCACATGGGATGGAGTGACATAAAGATCACACAGGAGCATCCTATTTTTGAAGGCATACCAGATGGCTCCTTCGTCTATTTCGTCCACTCATACTACGTGGACACCACAGAGAAGAACACTCTCATATCATGCGATTACGGCACACAGTTCGCAGCTGCGATCGTCAACGATGCAGGCAATGTCATAGGAACCCAGTTCCACCCTGAGAAAAGCGGTGATGTGGGCCTTAAGATGCTGAAGAATTTCGTAGCCATGTGCTAA